A genomic stretch from Anaerolinea thermophila UNI-1 includes:
- a CDS encoding M23 family metallopeptidase: MRKVLLVFLILAGFAAAVLGAWAVRRTAQGGSLRDERVISFIRSPKLHADWVLEAGTRCADAPFRMPTRGFIGYVWGDSFRPGHHHSGLDIFGGTAPGETPVYAAYSGYLTRLPEWRSTVIIRIPSDPLQPERQIWTYYTHLADPQGNSLIDAAFPPGTQDVFVEAGTLLGFQGNFSGTPGAPVGVHLHFSIVRDDGEGHFLDEREMENTLDPSPYFGMTLNAEGLGMGIPACLPSAP, from the coding sequence ATGCGCAAAGTTTTGCTTGTCTTTCTCATTCTTGCCGGGTTTGCCGCCGCCGTTCTGGGCGCTTGGGCAGTGCGCCGCACTGCTCAGGGTGGGTCCCTGCGTGATGAACGGGTTATCTCGTTCATCCGCAGTCCCAAATTGCACGCCGATTGGGTGCTGGAAGCCGGCACGCGGTGCGCAGATGCGCCCTTCCGCATGCCCACCCGCGGGTTCATTGGCTACGTATGGGGCGACTCGTTCCGCCCGGGTCATCATCACAGCGGGCTGGACATCTTCGGCGGCACAGCGCCGGGAGAGACGCCCGTGTACGCGGCTTACTCCGGTTACCTGACGCGCCTGCCCGAATGGCGTTCCACAGTGATCATCCGCATCCCCAGCGACCCGCTTCAACCGGAGCGGCAAATCTGGACGTACTACACTCATCTGGCAGACCCGCAGGGCAATTCTCTGATTGACGCGGCATTTCCACCGGGGACGCAGGACGTATTTGTGGAAGCGGGCACATTGCTGGGTTTTCAGGGAAATTTTTCCGGCACGCCGGGCGCGCCGGTTGGGGTGCACTTGCATTTCTCCATCGTGCGCGATGATGGTGAGGGACATTTTCTCGATGAGCGGGAAATGGAAAATACCCTTGACCCCTCGCCGTACTTTGGTATGACGCTTAACGCCGAAGGGCTGGGAATGGGTATCCCGGCTTGCCTGCCGTCTGCGCCTTGA
- the miaB gene encoding tRNA (N6-isopentenyl adenosine(37)-C2)-methylthiotransferase MiaB, whose translation MKYHIWTEGCQMNVADSQRVASALEHLGYSVTPKPEEADVIVLNTCVVRQSAEDKAYGRLNSLRPLKEKNPHLVINLMGCLVGIRNNDALRKRFPFVDVFSPPSDPSPLVAFLTQSEVRAMEESATATRYAYMDGDLVLPEVERGKLVSAHIPVVYGCSHACTYCIIPYRRGIERSRPPEDILAEARALVRQGVKEITLLGQIVDRYGKDNPAYPTLAGLLIRLSEIEGLERIRFLTSHPNWMTDELLDAVASLPKVMPHIEVPAQAGDDTVLENMKRGYTAEQYRELIARIRERIPGVSIATDIIVGFPGETEEQFMNTYRLLEDLRLDVAHLARYSPRPGTVSARRMKDDVPEEEKMRRFRMLEELQERIVGEINARYLGESVPVLFEEKVKQRWKGRTPTNKLVFVESEEDLHGQIREVKITWTGPWSMIGSLKK comes from the coding sequence ATGAAGTACCATATCTGGACTGAAGGTTGCCAGATGAACGTGGCAGATTCCCAGCGGGTGGCTTCGGCGCTGGAGCACCTGGGCTATTCGGTAACGCCCAAGCCCGAAGAAGCCGATGTCATTGTGCTAAACACCTGTGTGGTGCGCCAGTCTGCCGAGGATAAAGCCTACGGCAGGTTGAACTCTCTGCGCCCGCTGAAAGAGAAAAACCCGCATCTGGTGATTAATTTAATGGGCTGTCTGGTGGGCATCCGCAACAACGATGCCCTGCGCAAGCGCTTCCCCTTTGTGGATGTGTTCTCCCCGCCGTCCGACCCCTCGCCGCTGGTGGCGTTCCTCACCCAATCGGAAGTGCGCGCCATGGAAGAAAGCGCCACTGCCACGCGCTACGCCTACATGGACGGCGATCTGGTTCTGCCAGAAGTCGAGCGTGGCAAACTGGTTTCGGCGCACATCCCCGTGGTGTATGGCTGTTCGCACGCCTGCACCTACTGCATCATCCCTTACCGCCGCGGCATTGAGCGCAGTCGTCCGCCTGAAGACATTCTGGCAGAAGCCCGCGCGCTGGTGCGCCAGGGCGTCAAAGAGATTACCCTGCTGGGACAGATTGTCGATCGCTACGGCAAGGACAATCCCGCGTACCCCACGCTGGCGGGTTTGCTCATCCGCCTGAGCGAAATCGAAGGGCTGGAGCGCATCCGCTTCCTCACTTCCCATCCCAACTGGATGACTGACGAACTGCTGGATGCGGTTGCCAGCCTGCCCAAGGTGATGCCCCATATTGAAGTGCCGGCTCAGGCAGGCGATGATACCGTGCTGGAGAACATGAAGCGCGGCTATACCGCCGAGCAGTACCGCGAGCTGATTGCCCGCATCCGCGAGCGCATCCCCGGCGTGTCCATTGCCACCGATATCATCGTAGGCTTCCCCGGCGAGACCGAAGAGCAGTTCATGAACACCTACCGTTTGCTGGAAGATCTGCGCCTGGATGTGGCTCATCTGGCGCGCTACTCCCCGCGCCCAGGCACCGTCTCGGCGCGGCGCATGAAGGACGACGTTCCCGAAGAAGAGAAGATGCGCCGTTTCCGCATGCTGGAAGAACTGCAGGAACGCATTGTGGGCGAAATCAATGCCCGCTATCTGGGCGAGAGCGTGCCGGTGCTGTTTGAAGAAAAGGTCAAACAGCGCTGGAAAGGGCGCACCCCCACCAATAAACTGGTCTTTGTCGAGAGCGAGGAAGACCTGCACGGACAAATCCGCGAGGTCAAAATCACCTGGACGGGTCCGTGGTCGATGATTGGCTCTCTGAAAAAGTAA
- a CDS encoding cytochrome P450, with product MALFETLTNRWYIPARTLPVYRDSDGVWHVTGFAEARAVLQGAVRQAGFKAETFERIPPQWRIEKPVLFQEGEPHREQRRLTAKFFSPATVRQRYIPLMERTAESILAEFQQKRRADLNEMAGMMATSVVAEVVGLTESPLPAMAKRLDRILHANLDIGLDLRRLPAYLNVQGLILSFYLRDVRPAIRARRAQPREDLISHLIAQGRRDREILVECITYGAAGMVTTQEFLCVAAYHFLRHPEMKEAFLQGDSERRRAILEEILRLEPVVGHLYRRAEQDLEISSEGQTVVIPAGALIDLHIMEINRDARALGEEPLAYNPERQTERGVSVSGMSFGFGPHRCAGEHLALTESEVFLSRFLALPGVRIEREPALGRNDTIEGYELRRFIVAL from the coding sequence ATGGCCCTGTTTGAAACCCTCACCAACCGCTGGTATATCCCTGCCCGCACCCTGCCGGTGTACCGCGACTCGGATGGCGTGTGGCATGTCACCGGCTTTGCCGAAGCCCGCGCCGTCTTGCAGGGCGCGGTACGTCAGGCAGGCTTTAAAGCCGAAACCTTTGAACGCATCCCACCCCAATGGCGCATTGAAAAACCCGTGCTGTTTCAGGAAGGCGAACCTCACCGCGAACAACGCCGTCTGACGGCAAAATTCTTCTCTCCCGCCACGGTGCGCCAGCGCTACATCCCGCTGATGGAACGCACCGCCGAAAGCATCCTTGCCGAGTTTCAGCAAAAACGCCGCGCCGATCTTAATGAGATGGCAGGCATGATGGCAACCAGCGTGGTGGCTGAAGTGGTTGGGCTGACCGAAAGCCCTCTGCCTGCCATGGCAAAGCGCCTGGACCGCATTCTGCACGCCAATCTGGATATCGGGCTTGACCTGCGCCGCCTGCCCGCCTACCTGAACGTGCAGGGGCTGATTCTCTCGTTCTACCTGCGCGACGTGCGTCCTGCCATCCGCGCCCGCCGCGCTCAGCCCCGCGAGGACCTCATTTCTCATTTGATTGCGCAGGGCAGACGTGACCGCGAAATCCTTGTGGAGTGCATCACCTACGGGGCGGCGGGCATGGTGACCACGCAGGAATTTCTTTGCGTGGCGGCGTATCACTTCCTGCGCCACCCGGAGATGAAAGAGGCTTTCCTGCAGGGCGATTCCGAGCGCCGCCGCGCCATACTGGAAGAAATCCTGCGCCTTGAGCCGGTGGTAGGTCATCTTTACCGCCGCGCCGAGCAGGACCTGGAAATCTCCAGCGAAGGACAGACAGTGGTCATCCCTGCCGGCGCGCTGATTGATCTGCACATCATGGAAATTAACCGCGATGCCCGCGCGCTGGGCGAAGAGCCTCTGGCGTACAACCCTGAACGTCAAACCGAGCGCGGAGTTTCGGTTTCGGGGATGAGTTTTGGCTTTGGCCCGCACCGCTGTGCCGGGGAACACCTGGCGTTGACCGAGTCGGAAGTCTTCCTCAGCCGTTTCCTCGCTCTGCCGGGAGTGCGCATCGAGCGCGAGCCTGCGCTGGGACGCAACGATACCATCGAAGGATACGAACTGCGCCGCTTCATCGTGGCGCTGTAA
- a CDS encoding CBS and ACT domain-containing protein, with amino-acid sequence MLVKERMSHPVLTITPDVPVQEALARMRQDKVRRYPVVDKKGKLIGIVTDSDLMNASPSEATTLSVWEINYLLSRITVERVMTREPITVTEDTTVEEAARIMADNKIGGLPVLRDNRLVGIITETDLFKIFLEMLGARTAGVRVTVEVPDTPGKLHEITGAIYQLGGNISGMGAVLGETSETRTMTLKVTGVSLEALKTALQPLVEKIHDIREEKAAE; translated from the coding sequence ATGCTGGTAAAAGAACGCATGTCTCACCCCGTCCTGACCATCACCCCGGATGTGCCGGTGCAGGAAGCTCTGGCGCGCATGCGTCAGGACAAAGTTCGCCGCTACCCGGTGGTGGATAAAAAAGGCAAACTCATTGGCATCGTCACCGACAGTGACCTGATGAACGCTTCTCCCTCTGAAGCCACCACACTGAGCGTTTGGGAAATCAACTATCTACTTTCGCGCATTACCGTCGAACGGGTCATGACCCGCGAACCCATCACCGTCACTGAGGATACCACCGTGGAAGAAGCCGCGCGCATCATGGCAGATAACAAAATCGGTGGCTTGCCCGTCCTGCGCGACAACCGCCTGGTGGGTATCATCACCGAAACCGACCTGTTCAAGATTTTCCTGGAGATGCTGGGTGCGCGTACCGCCGGTGTGCGGGTGACGGTAGAAGTCCCCGATACCCCCGGCAAACTGCACGAAATCACCGGCGCTATTTACCAGTTGGGCGGCAACATCTCCGGCATGGGCGCGGTGCTGGGCGAAACCAGCGAAACGCGCACCATGACCCTCAAGGTGACCGGTGTCTCGCTGGAAGCATTGAAAACCGCACTCCAACCGCTGGTGGAGAAAATCCACGATATTCGCGAGGAAAAAGCCGCCGAATAA
- a CDS encoding nucleoside hydrolase: MKQKIHLDTDLGGDIDDLCALAYCLRHPGAELVAVTTVAEHSGKRAGYVRHALRLAGREDIPVAAGIEARWQGYRFEQPLPDEQDYWRGEIPPYPTPPEQALDLLEESIRHGAHIVAIGAYTHLTMLEARQPGILAKAHLTVMGGFVHPPREGYPAWDFTADWNVQVDASSARVVFERGNPTLVPLAVTAETALRHVHLPGLERAGALGECIAHQARVFAHTEQLAERYLPDCPALPADFINFQHDPLACAAALDWSGLTFADLRLRVELEQGWVRLVEDPRGKVFRVAVGVDGEAFSAHWLETVGG, translated from the coding sequence ATGAAGCAGAAGATTCATCTGGATACCGACCTCGGCGGTGACATTGATGACCTGTGCGCGCTGGCGTACTGCCTTCGGCATCCCGGCGCCGAGTTAGTTGCCGTGACCACGGTGGCGGAACACAGCGGCAAACGCGCGGGCTATGTCCGCCATGCCCTGCGTCTGGCAGGTAGAGAAGACATCCCCGTAGCGGCAGGAATAGAAGCCCGCTGGCAGGGCTACCGCTTTGAACAGCCCCTGCCTGATGAACAGGATTACTGGCGTGGAGAAATCCCTCCGTACCCCACTCCGCCTGAGCAGGCTCTCGACCTGCTGGAAGAGAGCATCCGCCATGGCGCGCACATTGTGGCGATTGGCGCGTACACCCATCTGACAATGCTGGAAGCGCGCCAGCCGGGTATTCTGGCAAAAGCGCACCTGACGGTGATGGGCGGATTCGTCCACCCGCCGCGAGAGGGATACCCGGCATGGGACTTCACTGCCGACTGGAACGTGCAGGTGGATGCGTCCTCGGCGCGGGTGGTGTTTGAGCGCGGCAACCCCACCCTCGTCCCCCTGGCAGTGACGGCGGAGACTGCCCTGCGCCATGTGCATCTGCCGGGGCTGGAGCGGGCAGGCGCATTGGGCGAGTGCATTGCCCATCAGGCGCGCGTCTTTGCCCACACTGAACAACTGGCAGAGCGCTACCTGCCCGACTGTCCTGCTCTGCCCGCCGATTTCATCAACTTCCAGCACGATCCGCTGGCGTGCGCCGCCGCGCTCGACTGGTCAGGGCTGACCTTTGCCGACCTGCGCCTGCGGGTGGAATTGGAACAGGGCTGGGTCAGGCTGGTCGAAGATCCGCGCGGAAAAGTCTTCCGCGTAGCGGTGGGAGTGGACGGCGAAGCCTTCAGCGCGCACTGGCTGGAAACTGTAGGAGGGTAA
- a CDS encoding VOC family protein: protein MPQHLAQIALLVRDYDEAIAFFTQKMGFVLVEDAPLTPEKRWVRVCPPGGETCLLLARAATPEQQAFVGKQGGGRVVFFLHTDDFWRDYHTMRAQGVHFLEEPRHEPYGTVAVFEDLYGNRWDLIQPLQLESPQA, encoded by the coding sequence ATGCCCCAACACCTGGCGCAGATTGCCCTGCTGGTGCGCGATTACGACGAAGCCATTGCCTTCTTCACTCAAAAAATGGGCTTTGTGCTGGTGGAAGATGCCCCGCTGACCCCCGAAAAGCGCTGGGTGCGGGTGTGTCCGCCCGGCGGAGAGACCTGCCTTCTGCTGGCGCGCGCCGCCACCCCCGAACAGCAAGCCTTTGTTGGTAAACAGGGTGGCGGACGGGTGGTCTTCTTCTTGCACACCGACGATTTCTGGCGCGATTACCACACCATGCGGGCGCAGGGGGTGCATTTTCTTGAAGAGCCGCGCCATGAGCCTTACGGCACGGTGGCGGTGTTCGAAGACCTCTACGGCAACCGCTGGGATTTGATTCAGCCTCTCCAACTGGAATCACCGCAGGCATGA
- a CDS encoding DUF5671 domain-containing protein, with protein MRTVRRLYFYALALVGAHALIWGSVSLLRTVLEGGWMGEATLTATGIALTLVGLPVFLLHWLTLQRDAQRDPEERFSRIRAVFLYVFLFWTLLPMLYALLALFNRWTAQFMGLSPQGVWFGASQSDLDNLVALVVNGIAFVFFARLLFAELRQAPAESFLPDARRFYRYLWMVLGLILTVLAVQGLVRYLLSLLEGDALSGAYLLANSVALALVGVPLWMYFLWHIDGALDDPHERDSVLRLVTLYLITFAGVTGTLVAGSRVLSAVLAWVLGRPLSLSDFITGEGSALALLIPLAVMWAYYGNRLNTEMTRIPLQPLREGLQRFYRSLLSALGLAVTLLGLVSLITDLFTRLLQPDALLIGADRLASSLAGLAIGLPLWLTPWNDLQGEAFLLDERGDRARRSVIRRAYLYVFIFALVVLMMLAGGNLIYSLITHLLGQPVDDLALLAITRLGMLGVFAVLLAYHLAVLRADSRSALQALGKMHAGFLTLFIVDGETALAEQVVAALHQQAPRLPVLVHSLANGVPSDEYLQARLLVLPAALALEPPPALRLWLEGYRGKRLLLPTLPNGWAWGASLPGDLRERARQAVNAILSLAEGEETPRAGVSASPWAVAGYVLGGLFAAQMLIVLMTLFISSLYGD; from the coding sequence ATGCGTACCGTTCGCCGTTTGTATTTCTATGCGCTGGCGCTGGTGGGGGCGCATGCGCTCATCTGGGGGAGCGTGAGCCTGTTGCGCACCGTGCTGGAAGGCGGCTGGATGGGCGAAGCCACCCTCACCGCCACCGGCATTGCCCTGACGCTGGTGGGCTTGCCCGTTTTCCTGCTCCACTGGCTCACCCTGCAGCGCGATGCCCAACGCGATCCCGAGGAGCGCTTCAGCCGCATCCGCGCGGTGTTTCTCTACGTCTTCCTCTTCTGGACGCTTCTGCCGATGCTCTACGCCCTGCTGGCACTGTTCAACCGCTGGACAGCCCAGTTCATGGGACTTTCGCCGCAGGGGGTGTGGTTTGGTGCATCCCAATCGGATTTGGACAATCTGGTGGCGCTGGTGGTCAACGGGATTGCCTTTGTCTTCTTTGCCCGCCTGTTGTTTGCCGAACTGCGTCAAGCCCCTGCCGAGAGTTTCCTGCCCGATGCGCGCCGCTTTTACCGCTACCTGTGGATGGTGCTGGGACTCATCCTCACTGTGCTGGCAGTGCAGGGGCTGGTGCGCTACCTGCTCTCTCTGCTGGAAGGCGATGCGCTGAGCGGCGCGTACCTGCTGGCGAACAGTGTGGCGCTGGCGCTGGTAGGCGTGCCGTTGTGGATGTACTTCCTCTGGCACATTGACGGCGCGCTGGACGACCCGCACGAGCGCGACTCCGTCCTGCGCCTGGTGACCCTTTACCTCATCACCTTTGCCGGAGTAACCGGGACGCTGGTGGCGGGAAGCCGTGTGCTTTCGGCAGTGCTGGCATGGGTACTGGGACGCCCGCTCAGCCTGTCCGATTTCATCACCGGGGAAGGCAGTGCGCTGGCTCTGCTCATCCCCTTGGCGGTGATGTGGGCGTACTACGGCAACCGCCTCAACACCGAGATGACCCGCATCCCCCTGCAACCACTCCGCGAGGGTTTACAGCGCTTCTACCGCTCCCTGCTCTCCGCGCTGGGTCTGGCAGTCACCCTGCTGGGGCTGGTCAGCCTGATCACCGACCTGTTCACTCGCCTTCTGCAACCCGATGCTCTGCTCATCGGCGCCGACCGTCTGGCGAGCAGTCTGGCAGGGCTGGCGATTGGCTTGCCGCTTTGGCTCACCCCGTGGAATGACCTGCAGGGCGAAGCCTTTTTGCTGGACGAGCGCGGCGACCGCGCCCGCCGTTCGGTTATCCGCCGTGCCTATCTGTACGTCTTCATCTTTGCCCTGGTAGTGCTGATGATGCTGGCGGGCGGCAACCTGATTTACAGTCTCATCACCCACCTGCTGGGACAGCCGGTGGACGACCTGGCACTGCTGGCGATCACCCGTCTGGGCATGCTGGGGGTGTTTGCCGTTTTGCTGGCATATCATCTGGCGGTTCTGCGCGCCGACAGCCGTTCTGCCCTGCAAGCCTTGGGAAAAATGCACGCCGGTTTCCTTACCCTGTTCATAGTGGATGGGGAGACTGCCCTGGCGGAGCAGGTGGTGGCGGCACTTCATCAGCAAGCCCCGCGCCTGCCGGTGTTGGTGCATTCGCTCGCCAACGGCGTACCTTCGGATGAATACCTGCAGGCGCGTCTGCTGGTTCTGCCTGCCGCGCTGGCGCTGGAACCGCCCCCCGCCCTGCGCCTGTGGCTGGAAGGCTACCGCGGCAAACGCCTGCTCTTGCCTACCCTGCCCAATGGCTGGGCATGGGGAGCCTCTCTGCCCGGCGATTTGAGAGAGCGCGCACGCCAGGCGGTGAATGCCATCCTCTCCCTGGCAGAAGGCGAGGAGACTCCGCGCGCGGGTGTCTCTGCCAGTCCCTGGGCAGTGGCGGGCTACGTGCTGGGCGGGCTGTTCGCCGCGCAGATGCTCATCGTTCTGATGACCTTATTCATTTCCAGTTTGTACGGCGATTGA
- the greA gene encoding transcription elongation factor GreA, whose translation MPTTPFLTREGYAKLQEELEYLRTKKREEIAQRLHEAMEGGELIENAEYEAAKNEQAFVEGRIKELEYLLASAKIIEEGGTHGNVVQVGSRVTIQEEGAEPEVYTIVGAAEANPVLGRISNESPLGKALIGKKAGDNVQVDAPQGSFRVTILKVE comes from the coding sequence ATGCCTACTACTCCATTCCTGACCCGTGAAGGATACGCCAAACTGCAAGAGGAACTCGAGTACCTGCGCACCAAGAAACGCGAGGAAATCGCACAACGCCTGCACGAAGCCATGGAAGGCGGCGAACTTATCGAAAACGCCGAGTACGAAGCGGCGAAGAACGAGCAAGCCTTCGTGGAAGGGCGCATCAAAGAACTGGAGTACCTGCTGGCATCGGCGAAGATTATCGAAGAAGGCGGGACACACGGCAACGTTGTTCAGGTAGGTTCCCGCGTGACCATTCAGGAAGAAGGTGCGGAGCCGGAAGTGTACACCATTGTCGGTGCGGCTGAAGCCAACCCGGTACTGGGACGCATTTCCAACGAGTCCCCGCTGGGCAAAGCCCTGATTGGCAAAAAGGCCGGCGATAACGTCCAGGTGGATGCGCCGCAGGGCAGTTTCCGCGTCACCATCCTGAAGGTGGAGTAG
- the lysS gene encoding lysine--tRNA ligase, whose amino-acid sequence MNFSELERIRVEKIERMRARGIEPYPTRAEVSHTTVQAIQLYEQAESAGSSDPVQVSVGGRLRAIRTMGKVTFAHIEDGWGRLQLFFRVNELGEAEMERFRDDFDLGDFIQASGVMFRTRSGEITLHVHAFKMLSKAITPLPAAKDEVVDGKVIRHAALTDPETRYRQRYADLAVNPEVREVFRIRARAVKALRDYLDNMGFLEVETPILQPIYGGAAARPFVTYHNQLKQNLYLRISFELYLKRLLVGMLDRVYEIGRDFRNEGVSYKHNPEFTQLEFYMAYADYLQVMEITEQMVAYVAQQVLGTTTITYEGHTIDLTPPWRRLELRQGILETTGIDIDQHPTAESLAEAMRAKGMQPKPGYSRGKLIDSLLGDYLEPTLIQPTFLYNYPRDISPLAKSMPGNPLITERFEGYIGGMELCNAFTELNDPLDQEQRFLEMGRDYNADDEERHPMDEDYLRAMSYGMPPCGGFGMGIDRLVMLLADRHTIREVILFPHLREEDRPGEKKEE is encoded by the coding sequence ATGAATTTTTCGGAACTGGAACGTATTCGAGTGGAAAAAATTGAGCGCATGCGCGCCCGCGGGATTGAGCCCTACCCCACCCGCGCCGAGGTGAGCCATACCACCGTGCAAGCCATTCAACTCTATGAACAAGCCGAGTCAGCAGGCAGCAGCGACCCCGTGCAGGTTTCGGTGGGGGGACGCCTGCGCGCCATCCGCACCATGGGCAAGGTGACCTTTGCCCATATCGAAGACGGCTGGGGACGCCTGCAGTTGTTTTTCCGCGTCAACGAACTGGGGGAAGCCGAGATGGAGCGCTTCCGCGACGACTTTGACCTGGGCGATTTCATCCAGGCTTCCGGGGTGATGTTCCGCACCCGCTCGGGAGAGATCACCCTGCACGTGCATGCCTTCAAGATGCTTTCCAAAGCCATCACCCCCCTGCCTGCCGCCAAAGATGAAGTGGTGGACGGCAAGGTCATCCGCCACGCCGCATTGACCGACCCCGAAACGCGCTACCGCCAGCGCTACGCCGACCTGGCGGTCAACCCCGAGGTGCGCGAGGTGTTCCGCATCCGCGCCCGCGCCGTCAAAGCCCTGCGCGACTATCTGGACAACATGGGCTTTCTTGAGGTGGAAACTCCCATCCTGCAACCCATCTACGGCGGGGCGGCGGCGCGCCCGTTCGTCACCTACCACAATCAACTCAAGCAGAATCTTTACCTGCGAATTTCCTTCGAACTGTACCTCAAACGCCTGCTGGTGGGTATGCTCGACCGCGTGTACGAAATCGGGCGGGATTTCCGCAACGAAGGCGTGTCTTACAAGCACAACCCCGAGTTCACCCAACTGGAATTCTACATGGCGTACGCCGATTACCTGCAGGTGATGGAAATCACCGAGCAGATGGTGGCGTACGTGGCGCAACAGGTGCTGGGCACAACCACCATCACCTACGAGGGACACACCATTGACCTCACCCCGCCGTGGCGGCGCCTGGAACTGCGCCAGGGCATCCTGGAGACCACCGGCATTGACATTGACCAGCACCCCACCGCCGAGAGTTTGGCAGAAGCCATGCGTGCCAAAGGCATGCAACCCAAGCCCGGTTATTCGCGCGGTAAACTCATCGATTCCCTGCTGGGCGATTACCTCGAGCCAACGCTGATTCAGCCCACTTTCCTCTACAATTACCCGCGCGACATCTCGCCGCTGGCAAAATCCATGCCCGGCAACCCACTCATCACCGAGCGCTTTGAGGGCTACATCGGCGGGATGGAACTGTGCAACGCCTTCACCGAGTTGAACGACCCACTGGATCAGGAACAGCGCTTCCTGGAAATGGGGCGCGATTACAACGCCGACGATGAGGAACGCCATCCCATGGATGAGGATTACCTGCGCGCCATGTCCTACGGCATGCCCCCCTGCGGCGGCTTTGGTATGGGCATTGACCGCCTGGTGATGCTGCTCGCCGACCGCCACACCATCCGCGAGGTCATCCTCTTCCCACACCTGCGCGAGGAAGACCGCCCGGGCGAGAAGAAAGAAGAATAA
- a CDS encoding DUF1786 domain-containing protein, whose translation MKILAVDVGTGTQDILLFDSHLDVENALQLVLPSATMILRRRIQRATQRRSAIVLYGQIMGGGPCAWAVEDHLKAGLTVYATPSAAQTLNDDLEAVEDMGVRVITESDVYRLPEGVERIEMKDFDFGMLRRTLLSYEVSLDDLAAVAVAVFDHGAAPRGVSDRQFRFDYLDRRIRVENRLSAFAYPAQAVPPEMTRLQAVAEQAQMAGVPVVVMDTAPAAVLGALFDPQVSRWEHALVVNVGNFHTLAFRFGERRRIEGVFEHHTGFLTPEKLDAYLTALAQGTLTHEEVFSDMGHGALVYHSNDTGELPPVAVTGPRRSLMRASTLRPYFATPFGDMMMSGCFGLLAAVADHLPNLREEILERLHAAPSGAAPWDTP comes from the coding sequence ATGAAAATTCTGGCAGTTGATGTTGGTACCGGCACGCAGGATATCCTGCTGTTCGACTCGCACCTGGACGTGGAGAACGCCCTGCAATTGGTGTTGCCTTCGGCGACCATGATTTTGCGCCGGCGTATTCAGCGGGCAACGCAGAGGCGCTCTGCCATTGTGTTGTACGGACAAATCATGGGCGGGGGACCGTGCGCTTGGGCGGTAGAGGATCACCTCAAAGCCGGGCTGACCGTGTACGCCACCCCTTCTGCCGCGCAAACCCTCAATGATGACCTGGAAGCCGTCGAGGACATGGGGGTCCGAGTCATCACCGAGAGCGATGTGTACCGTCTGCCCGAGGGGGTGGAGCGCATTGAGATGAAGGATTTTGACTTTGGAATGCTGAGGCGCACCCTGCTGTCTTATGAGGTTTCGCTGGATGACCTGGCGGCGGTAGCGGTGGCGGTCTTCGATCATGGCGCCGCGCCGCGCGGGGTCTCCGACCGGCAATTCCGCTTCGATTACCTCGATCGGCGCATCCGTGTTGAGAATCGCCTGAGCGCCTTTGCTTATCCTGCCCAAGCCGTTCCGCCGGAGATGACCCGCCTGCAAGCCGTTGCCGAACAAGCCCAAATGGCAGGTGTTCCTGTAGTGGTTATGGATACCGCCCCTGCCGCCGTGCTCGGAGCGCTCTTCGACCCGCAGGTCAGCCGCTGGGAGCATGCCCTGGTGGTCAATGTGGGCAATTTTCACACCCTGGCGTTCCGCTTTGGCGAACGACGGCGCATTGAAGGGGTGTTTGAGCACCATACCGGCTTCCTCACCCCCGAAAAACTGGATGCTTACCTGACGGCTCTGGCGCAGGGCACCTTGACTCATGAAGAGGTGTTCAGCGATATGGGACACGGTGCTCTGGTGTACCATTCCAACGATACCGGAGAACTCCCGCCGGTGGCAGTCACCGGACCGCGCCGCAGTTTGATGCGGGCTTCCACCCTCCGTCCGTACTTTGCTACTCCCTTTGGGGATATGATGATGAGCGGGTGCTTTGGGTTGCTGGCGGCAGTGGCGGATCATCTGCCCAATCTGCGCGAAGAAATTCTGGAGCGTCTGCATGCCGCACCTTCCGGCGCTGCTCCCTGGGATACCCCCTGA